In Larimichthys crocea isolate SSNF chromosome VI, L_crocea_2.0, whole genome shotgun sequence, one genomic interval encodes:
- the LOC113745817 gene encoding uncharacterized protein LOC113745817, whose translation MSTRAIHIEVIESMDTSSFINALRRFFAIRGAAKLLRSDCGTNFVSACRELHIDKRGCHNDKINTYLGNSGCEWHFNPPHASHMAGAWERMIGVSRRILDAMLLQHGKAKLTHEVLVTFMSEVTAIVNARPLTAVSTDPEHPEILTPAMLLTQKAATPPVIPGRFDDRDLFRAQWRRVQYLANVFWGRWKREFLSGLQPRRKWRTPKPNLQVGDVVLLRDGQEHRNDWPLAVVAKTFPSQDERVRKIQVQITRNGEQRLYLRPISEVILLVPRNHA comes from the coding sequence ATGAGTACTCGTGCCATCCACATTGAAGTAATAGAGTCAATGGACACTTCGTCATTCATTAATGCACTGCGACGTTTCTTCGCCATCAGAGGCGCTGCCAAGCTGCTCAGATCAGACTGTGGCACAAATTTTGTGAGTGCTTGCAGAGAACTTCACATTGACAAAAGGGGCTGTCACAACGACAAAATCAACACCTACCTTGGAAACAGTGGCTGTGAGTGGCATTTTAATCCCCCACACGCCTCCCACATGGCTGGAGCATGGGAGCGCATGATCGGCGTCAGTCGGCGGATTCTAGATGCAATGCTGCTGCAGCACGGAAAGGCCAAGCTCACACATGAAGTGCTGGTGACGTTCATGTCGGAAGTGACTGCTATTGTTAATGCAAGGCCGCTTACAGCAGTTTCCACTGACCCGGAGCATCCTGAGATTCTTACTCCTGCCATGCTGCTCACACAGAAAGCAGCCACGCCCCCAGTCATCCCAGGCCGCTTTGATGACCGCGACCTGTTCAGAGCACAATGGAGACGTGTACAGTATCTGGCTAATGTCTTCTGGGGACGATGGAAGAGGGAATTCCTCAGTGGACTACAACCTCGTCGCAAATGGAGAACACCTAAACCAAACCTACAAGTGGGAGATGTTGTCCTGCTAAGAGATGGACAAGAGCACAGGAATGACTGGCCTCTTGCTGTTGTTGCAAAGACCTTTCCTAGCCAGGATGAAAGGGTAAGGAAGATCCAGGTACAGATAACTCGCAACGGTGAACAGAGACTGTACTTGAGACCTATCAGTGAAGTCATCCTGCTGGTTCCAAGGAACCACGCCTGA